Part of the Phycisphaerae bacterium genome is shown below.
TCGCAGATCAAGGCGCAAGGGGCGATGTTTCTGAACTTCGCTGTGCCGGCGGCGGAAAAGCCGCGGATTCACGTGTACGGGCGCGACATCCTGTACGATATGTTCGATCGGTCCTGGCTGGACGCGACATGGCTGCGCATGGACGCCCACAGCCTTGGCGCGAGGGTCCGCGTCGAGCCCGACGGGCCGTCTTCGCCGTGGGTGCATCAGCGATGGTCGGCCCGCTCGGCCCCGCGGGATGCGGTTCCGGGCCATCCGCTGCCCCTGCCGCCGACCACCAGCCCAATCCGCGCGGCGGACGGGCAGATCGTTTACCAGTGGTCCGGTCCAGGCAAAGGTGGGCAACTGGTGATCGACTCGCCGCGGTGCAAGTCGGTGGTGGGCTGGCCGGGCGAGCGGTGGGCGTTCGCCGACGGCTGGTCGGTCGAGGGGATACGGGTCGGTGCGGCGACCGACGCGATGCTGCCCAACAGCGCCGGCTTCGGCTGCGTCACGATCGCCGCCAACGATGGCCGGCCACTGACCGAATCGTCCGAGATCGTGGTTTCGATGGTCGCCAAGAGCCAGAACACGGGGTTTACGATCGACCCGTCGCGGGCCAAGCCGGGGATCATCAAGCAACTCGCCACCAGCGTGGTCGAGCCGGGCAAGCCGCCGGTCATCGTGGACCGGGTGGGCGGGACCATTCGCGGCCCGTGGCCGGCGGGGGCGAGGTACCACAAGTACTCGTTCGACCTGGCTGAGTACGAATCCGGCCCAGTAGGCACTGAACTCCGCATAAGCCCTGAGGAGCCAATGTTTTATTGCACAATCACCCGCGAGTAGGCGGTTTTTCGAGCGGGCCGGCCGAAAGCGGTGAATCCTCTGCATAAATTGACATAAACTGGCTTTTCCCGCCCTGATCGGTTAGACTTACAGAATTATTTCGCGCTGATCGTACAGCGAGCCGTTTTCGGCGTTCCGCAGGGTCTTGAGCGATCGGCGAAACGGCCTTTGGCGAGTTTGACCGTGACGACAAAGTCAGGGCAGGACATTCGAAGCCTTCTGAGCGGGCTGGCGGAACAGGTGGATCGGGCCATCGTCGCGTGCTGCGATTCGATGCTGGACGGCCCGCCGGTTCTGCTTCGCGCGATGCGCTACAGCCTCGAGGCTGGCGGCAAGCGGTTCCGCCCGGCTTTGGTGCTGCTGGCGAGCCGGGCGTGCGGCGGGCGCGACGAGCGGGCGATGCCGCCGGCGGTGGCGATGGAGATGGTCCACACCTTCTCGCTGATCCACGACGACCTTCCGGCGATGGACGACGACGACCTTCGCCGCGGCAAACCCACCAACCACAAGATGTTCGGCGAGGCGATGGCCATTCTGGCCGGCGATGCCCTGGTGATCTTCGCGTTCGAGCTGCTGGTCCGCAGCGTGAGCGACGGCGTGACGGCGGCCCGCATGGTGGGCGAACTGGCCCAGGCCTCCGGGGCGGCGGGCATGACCGGCGGTCAGGCCCTGGATATCGAGTTTGACAGCCAAGCGGGCGAGGTGGCGACGGCGGAGCGGATTCACCTGCTCAAGACGGCGGCTTTAATCCGCTGCTCCGCCCGGCTGGGCGGGTTGGCGGCGGGCGCCGATCCGGCGACGGTCGATGGGCTTGGCGACTACGGCCGCGATCTGGGCCTGGCGTTCCAGATCGCCGACGACCTGCTGGACCTGGACGGCTGCGAGCAGGACCTCGGCAAGCGGACGGGCAAGGACGAGGCGGCGGGCAAGCCCAACTACGCATTGCTGGTCGGCGCGGAGCAGGCCAGGCGCCGCGCCTCGGCGCTGGTCGACCAGGCGGTCGAGCGCCTCCGGCCGCTGGGCCCGGCGGCTGAGCCGCTGGCGCTTCTGGCCCGATTCGTCATCGACCGTTCACACTAGATTAACCGGAAAGACAGCATCATGAGTCTGATCGAAAGCATCAACAGCTCAGCCGACGTCAAGAAGCTGAGCACGGGCCAGCTTCGCGACCTGGCGGCTGAGCTTCGCGAGCTGATCGCCAATACCGTCTCGCGAACCGGCGGCCACGTGGCGAGCAATCTCGGCGTGGTCGAGCTGACGCTGGCCATCCACCACTGCTTCGATTTTCCGCCCGACCGGCTGATCTGGGACGTCGGCCACCAGTGCTACGTCGATAAGATCGTCACCGGCCGGCGCGACCGGTTCGCGACGCTTCGCCAGCGCGGCGGGATCAGCGGTTTTCCCGACGTTCGCGAGAGCGACCACGACCAGTTTTCCGTCGGCCACGCCGGCACGGCCATCGCCACGGCGGTGGGTCTGGCCCACGGCGACTACCTGGCCAACCGATCCAACCGGATTATCGCGGTGGTCGGCGACGGCAGCATCGTCAACGGCCTGTCGTTCGAAGGGCTCAACAACGCTGGGCTTCTGAAGCGCCAGCTTTTGATCGTGCTCAACGACAACTCGATGGCCATCGACGTCACGCAGGGCGGGTTGGCCAAGCACCTGAACCGCGTGCGGTTCACCCACGCCTACGAGGATCTGAAGCGCCGCGCCCACAACATTCTCGACCTGACCTCGGTCGGCCGGTCGCTCCGCGAGAGCCTTCAGCACCTCAAACAGGGCGTCAAGACCGCCCTTTCGCCGAGCCAGATTTTCGAGCAGATGGGCCTGACGTACCTGGGACCGATCGACGGGCACGACCTGCCCACGCTGATCCGGGCGCTGAAGGTCGTCGGCGACGCGCCGTACCCGATCATTCTCCACGTCCACACCGAGAAGGGCAGAGGCTGCCGTTTCGCCTCTTCCGACCCGTGCAAGTTCCACAGCCCCAGCGGGTACGAGATCAACGGCGACGAAGCGATCATCAAGGTGGGTGAGCGGGAGAGCTACACGTGCGTCTTCGGCCGCAAGATCGTCGAACTGGCGGAGAAGGATGAGAAGATCGTGGCGTTGACGGCGGCCATGCCGGACGGGACGGGGCTGGTCGAGTTCCGCAAGCAGTTTCCCGACCGCTACTTCGACGTGGGCATCTGCGAGAGCGCGGCGGTGGACCTGGCGGCTGGGCTGGCCAAATCCGGCCACAAGCCCGTCGTCGCCAT
Proteins encoded:
- a CDS encoding 1-deoxy-D-xylulose-5-phosphate synthase, whose translation is MSLIESINSSADVKKLSTGQLRDLAAELRELIANTVSRTGGHVASNLGVVELTLAIHHCFDFPPDRLIWDVGHQCYVDKIVTGRRDRFATLRQRGGISGFPDVRESDHDQFSVGHAGTAIATAVGLAHGDYLANRSNRIIAVVGDGSIVNGLSFEGLNNAGLLKRQLLIVLNDNSMAIDVTQGGLAKHLNRVRFTHAYEDLKRRAHNILDLTSVGRSLRESLQHLKQGVKTALSPSQIFEQMGLTYLGPIDGHDLPTLIRALKVVGDAPYPIILHVHTEKGRGCRFASSDPCKFHSPSGYEINGDEAIIKVGERESYTCVFGRKIVELAEKDEKIVALTAAMPDGTGLVEFRKQFPDRYFDVGICESAAVDLAAGLAKSGHKPVVAIYSTFLQRAFDQVWQEVVLQGLPVVFALDRAGLVGSDGAVHHGFADLAFLQVLPQMICCAPADGLELEGALEFAVHCGKAVAIRYPRDLAPDPVGPAVPFELGKARVLREGGDATILAYGSPAAAAMIAAQELSRDGLNVGVVSARFAKPLDQGLIADLIGRDRPLIVLEDHSEVGGFGASVLQAAAQRGLPVSRIRQVGLPANQLIPHGSRSWQLELVGLDADGIARTVREALGLAGPEVAREGSPRQAESRARQLKVGR
- a CDS encoding polyprenyl synthetase family protein, with protein sequence MLDGPPVLLRAMRYSLEAGGKRFRPALVLLASRACGGRDERAMPPAVAMEMVHTFSLIHDDLPAMDDDDLRRGKPTNHKMFGEAMAILAGDALVIFAFELLVRSVSDGVTAARMVGELAQASGAAGMTGGQALDIEFDSQAGEVATAERIHLLKTAALIRCSARLGGLAAGADPATVDGLGDYGRDLGLAFQIADDLLDLDGCEQDLGKRTGKDEAAGKPNYALLVGAEQARRRASALVDQAVERLRPLGPAAEPLALLARFVIDRSH